The genomic DNA GCTTTATTATTTcagaaacatatatatatatatatatatatatatatatatatatattcctccAAATTTCTATCTAGCTAaacaatttttatattaaaaaattaaaagtgaaaaaaaaacaaCTTAAATAGGAATCGAGACTCTTGAACAGTTTGGCAATGGAACATTGCCGAAAGCACTCTCGAGTTCAACTTTAAATTAACTATTATCATGTTAGTCGTGCATATGTTAGACTTAGTAGCTAATCTAGTTTTAGCTTGATGAATTTAttcttttaatatattttctttctttaaaaaaaaaacacttccCTAATATTCTGAAAAATAAAATGCTCTGTTAATTTATGCTGCATGAATCTCTATGCACTCACTTTCCATCACCTTTATCCTGTACAGTACATCTGGAATCTGCGAAAGAAAAAGCTGCAGTCCTGTCAATCACTCTCTAATTCCGTGCTCAAATTGAACAAGTTATCTATATCATTTGAGAAATCAACTTAAACAATTGCCTCTTCACATCTGCTCTAACACCATTAGCCAGCCTTAAGGCAATGTTTTCTACTCTTTCTAAATTCCACAGGAAGCCTCTCCATGGGATTCTGAGCCTCTTGACAAATCATGGAATTAAAGGGAGAAAATGCAACGACTATAAACGCTGATGGAGTGTTGGCTTAACTCATCAAAGGAGTCTTAAGGGAGAAGTATAGCAGATTATGAAACAAAGCAAGTGATAGAGAATATACCAGATGCTGCTGATTTAAGGGTGCCTTTTTATGTTACATTTGCTTTCTTTGTTGCTCCAAGTGCCATTGCGCAAAGTTGAGGAATCCCTGTCAGCGTTTAGTTAATGAGGGTGCTATTGGAAATGAGCAACCAAGGAAAATTGAAAGATTCATCCTgctgtaaaatatttttcagaattGAAATTTGAAACCATTAGAATGCCATCAGTGTATTTCCTAAAGACAACTTAGATTAAAAGTTAACGATGTGAATGAAATTTGAGAACAATGTGAATGACATCAAAGTAATCTTCTAAAATAAAGCATCTCAATGATTAGGGTATCATTTAGACTTAATAAAGTACCATAAATACATTAGTGATCTCaaataatcaataaaaaaaagGACATGATTTTGTCCATGGGAGATCAAAGTATTTTGTATGGTTCTAGAGACCAGCCAAAGTGTGTGGTGGGGGCAGGTGGGCGGCAAGCAGAGAGGTAGTTCCAAAATGTCTACAATGGAAAGTGACCCCTTTTACAATTTACAAATTAAAATGCATCCATTAATAATACCAGACTTTAAGTGCATCTTTATTAAATCATCCAGCGAGTATTTACTGCCTTTCTCTAAAAAACTCAAAACCAAACATGATTTTTAAAAACACTGTGCATGAATTTGCATACCTGAATCTGAATTGACCTTGAAGAAGAGGAGCTTGGCGCAATGGAAAAGCTGCTATCACGTGACTTTGTGGTCACGGATTTGAGTCTTAGAAACAATCTTCGTCTTTTAATCTGAATTGACCTTAAACAACTCGTGCAGTGAAATATAACCACTGGAAAACTAAAATTCAAGAATCCTGCCTCTAAAAGTTCCAGATGTACTAATAGTCTATAGTCAATATGTAATGAGCATATGGATATGTTCAGACTTAATGCAGCAATCTGGATAGACTAAACCATGAATAAATTGTGCAAATACATGTTCGTTTTCCCCCTTAACACTTGTCTTGGATGTTTGCTGAATTAAACAAGCACCACAAAAACATACGGATATAGAAGTGCCACAAATGCATCTAACTATCATGTGAAGTGATTGTTCTTGTAGTTTTGTAGATGCTTACTAAACAAAGACAATAAAAATAGTCCATCCGTTTGAATTAACTGACTATATAAATCTTAGTCATACATTAAATCTTCAAGATAAGACTATATAATTCATAATAATATTTGCAActctttaattaaaaaaaaacaccttATATACAAAGTACTAATTACTGAAAGGTCTATTCTCCCGTTCTAATCAGTGTTCAAAGATTCTCAGTTGAATAATTCTTTTGATAAAGTTTTCTTTGTATTATACAAGAAGCAGAATCTGTTCCATCTAAACATCCAAGTGGGGTGAGAGACTCGTCAAGACATGTGGTTATTTGCAACTGGACGGTTGAAGGGAATTACATATATGCCCTTGAATCATTCTTAACAGTCCTTTTCCTGTTCTCTCCTCAGCTTTTCATCAAAATTACAATCTCGGTTCCACTTGAGTCCCCTGGTTCTATAAATTGACTCCCTCTCCATGGCTACAattccctttcttcctctcctctacTTCCTTGCTTAAATTACTAGAAACTCTGCTGTTTTTTTTCTCCCTTTTGTTATCTCTAGTATTCTTCCTCTTTAGATTTTTCTTGGGTTCTGGATCACCAAAACTCAACAGCTAAATATTGTGTTCTTGCGGCTGCTGTTGCCCCAGGAACAATCCCCTCGTCGGTCACATCCAGAGTCATTTGCagggggagactctgccaaaattcaCTCCAGATTTTTGAACCAAACTTGGCTGTTGGTTGATCCTTGGAGTGAAATGCCATCTTGCTCCTGAGATCGGAGATTTTTCAATCTTTCGTTCCAAAATCTGCTCTTTCTGCACCTGAAACCTCTAGTTATCTTTCACATGCAGCGTCTGCTTCTCATCTTTATAATCTATGTCGCCTGTTATAAGTGAGATACTTCTCTCTGGTTTTATGATAAATTCCACCCTCAGGCGCAGGTCTCCTCTTGTTCAATCCTTCTCTGTTGTCTTCCTCTACTGGTTCTACGTCTTTTCATGAACTTGTTCTGAGATCTGAAAGTCTGGGCCTTGTCCATCTTTTCTCATATATTGTCTCTTAATTTTCATCCAAGTAATAATATTGGCTAAATCTATAATTAAGCTGCATCTCATCTCAGAATCTAGTCTTTCCTAAGCACCAGCCGTAAACTTTACAGATAACTTTGCTAAATAACTCATTTTGCTGCCAAACCCCAAAGCAGCCATGGCTTCTCCATGTGGGACTTCTTCTGGTTCCAGCCTGCTGCAGAATTCGGCCTCCTGCGAAGTGGATCTACAGGCACTGATGGACCATAAAAGGCAGAAGAGAAAGATATCAAACCGTGAATCTGCGAGGCGGTCAAGGATGCGCAAGCAGAAGCACCTGGAAGATCTGACGGCACAGGTGAAACAAATGAGGAAGGAGAACAGTCAGGCCTTGACACAGTTGACCCTCACCACACAGCAATACTTTGTTGTGGAGGCTGAGAACTCTGTTCTCAGGGCTCAGTTGATGGAGCTCACCAGAAGGCTGCAGTCTCTTAATGAGTTCCTTCTCCGCCTGAATGAAAACAGCCATATCAGCAGTGGCCTCCTCTGTGATGCTCCTCAAAACAATGAAAACTTCAACACTCCATGGAACTGGTACATGAACCAGCCCATCATGGCTTCATTACAGAACATGTGGCATTACTGACAGATAAGAAAGCATTGATGTTGTAATAAGGAGGGTAGCTACTGCGACTCAGTGCTTTATGATTAGTGGGCCATTGTCTAGGTGTCTGGTGTATTTTATTGAGGCCAGGTGTCTGGTGCGGTTTGTATGTTTGTATTAAATGAAGAAGTATTTCATGTTTCACCAAGGCAAATTGTGCTGTGTCTCATGACCATGAGTTGTCTCTGAAAGATTCCTACAGAGGGAGTTGACTTGTCTACCTATAACGAAATGGTTGTaagtaattta from Zingiber officinale cultivar Zhangliang chromosome 4A, Zo_v1.1, whole genome shotgun sequence includes the following:
- the LOC121969831 gene encoding bZIP transcription factor 11-like, whose translation is MASPCGTSSGSSLLQNSASCEVDLQALMDHKRQKRKISNRESARRSRMRKQKHLEDLTAQVKQMRKENSQALTQLTLTTQQYFVVEAENSVLRAQLMELTRRLQSLNEFLLRLNENSHISSGLLCDAPQNNENFNTPWNWYMNQPIMASLQNMWHY